In Gouania willdenowi chromosome 24, fGouWil2.1, whole genome shotgun sequence, a single window of DNA contains:
- the rab32a gene encoding ras-related protein Rab-32a translates to MAGGSVSECKEYLFKVLVIGELGVGKTSIIKRYVHQLFSQHYRATIGVDFALKVINWDNKTLVRLQLWDIAGQERFGNMTRVYYKEAVGAFVVFDVTRTSTFEAVSKWKHDLDSKVKLANGDPIPSVLLANKCDQMKDSSNNKTLMDKFCKDTGFLGWFETSAKDNINVDEAARFLVENILSNDQGLPHEESNGDRIKLDQQTVAAESKSGCC, encoded by the exons ATGGCCGGGGGCTCCGTGTCCGAGTGTAAGGAGTACCTGTTCAAAGTGCTGGTGATCGGAGAACTGGGAGTGGGAAAGACCAGTATCATTAAACGGTATGTGCACCAGTTGTTCTCCCAGCACTACAGGGCCACCATAGGGGTCGACTTCGCCCTCAAAGTCATCAACTGGGACAATAAAACCCTGGTCAGATTACAGCTGTGGGACATCGCTG gTCAGGAGCGATTTGGAAACATGACGAGGGTCTACTACAAAGAAGCGGTGGGGGCGTTTGTGGTGTTCGACGTGACGAGAACCTCCACGTTTGAGGCCGTTTCCAAGTGGAAACACGACCTGGACAGTAAAGTGAAGCTGGCCAACGGAGACCCCATCCCCTCCGTGCTGCTCGCCAATAAATGTGACCAGATGAAAGACAGCTCCAACAACAAAACGCTCATGGACAAATTCTGCAAAGACACAGGATTTCTGGGCTGGTTTGAAACCTCAGCAAAG GACAACATCAACGTGGACGAGGCGGCTCGGTTCTTGGTGGAGAACATCCTGTCCAATGACCAAGGGTTGCCGCACGAGGAGAGCAACGGAGACCGGATCAAACTGGACCAGCAGACGGTGGCTGCAGAGAGCAAGTCTGGATGCTGTTAA